The sequence below is a genomic window from Candidatus Thiodiazotropha endoloripes.
CATGGGTTTTGTGGGAATTCTGTAGAATAGTTCATATCAGCAATAGGTTGTGAAAACAGAAAGGATGTAATCTGAAACCGATATGGATGTTCATTATTTAGATTGTACTATGGTTTTGTTAATTTTCTGAAAGCATGATATCAATTCTCGATTGTTACCCTCAGTTCAAGAAAGCATCATCGCTTTGTCAAGATAGTGTTAAGCGGTCTTAAGTTTTCAAGTCCAAACTCGAACGCTCTTTTTATGCATAGAATATTTTGACTCTACGAGGAGCGATGATGAAATTTCAACTTAAGAGCTGCGCTGCGCTGGTTGCCGCCAGTCTGCTGGTACCTGTTGCTGTGCAGGCTGATGATGATGAGATGGATTTTGGTATGTATGTGCAGAAAAAAATGCACGACAAGTCAAAGAAATTATTTGGTATCAAAAAGCCTCTTGCGAACTCTGCGGAGGGTAATGTCGCGCGCATGCCTGGACAGAATGCCTATGATTTGATCGAACTGGCTAAAGGGCTGAAAGCAAAGATTTTGACTCGTGATGCCGGTAACAAGGCTGATATGTTCAGCTTCTGGCCGAATGAGAATGAACCGACTCATTTGATCTTTTGTATCGAGGGCAGTGACGAGGTGATCGGTTCCCTCGACAGTGGCCTGGACAAGATGAATCCATCTGTACAATCGATCGACCTGGAAGACGGTAGTGTATCGACTATTCTGCGTGGCATGAACCGTTGTGACGGTATTCGCACCACAGCCTGGGGTTCAGTGCTGGCTACTGAAGAGACCAGTTCCGGTCAGGCCTATGAGATCATCAATCCACTCGATACGGAGAATCACACAGTTACAGACCGCGCCATTGGCACTATTGTCACAGCAGACAATGAAATGTCGATGAATGTAGTGAAACGGGATGCACTGCCTACAATGGCCTGGGAAGGTCTGACCGTACTGGATAACGGTGTGGTTATCGGTGGTGATGAGTTGCGACCGGGTGATTGGGATCTGGCCGGCGATGGTGGAGATGATTCTGATGTGGACGGTGGTGCAATATTCAAATTTGTACCTGATGTCCAGCATATCGGTGGAATGATCGATAAGCTTGAAGACTCTCCGCTTGTGTCCGGTTCGGTTTACGCCTTTCGTGCCTCATGCAGAGAAGGTACTTCCAGCAGCTTTACAGTGAATTATGGTCAGGGGTGTGAAATCGGTAACGGTTCCTGGATCAGTGTCAGTGCTGCTGATGCACGCCGTGATGCCAACAACAATGGTGCAACTGGATACTATCGACCTGAAGATCTCCACAA
It includes:
- a CDS encoding alkaline phosphatase PhoX, coding for MKFQLKSCAALVAASLLVPVAVQADDDEMDFGMYVQKKMHDKSKKLFGIKKPLANSAEGNVARMPGQNAYDLIELAKGLKAKILTRDAGNKADMFSFWPNENEPTHLIFCIEGSDEVIGSLDSGLDKMNPSVQSIDLEDGSVSTILRGMNRCDGIRTTAWGSVLATEETSSGQAYEIINPLDTENHTVTDRAIGTIVTADNEMSMNVVKRDALPTMAWEGLTVLDNGVVIGGDELRPGDWDLAGDGGDDSDVDGGAIFKFVPDVQHIGGMIDKLEDSPLVSGSVYAFRASCREGTSSSFTVNYGQGCEIGNGSWISVSAADARRDANNNGATGYYRPEDLHKDPTYTGPGVRFCWANTGREAAQNYGEVICGIDSDPMLADETIASIVVNRFVEGDADFNSLDNLAFQPHTGNLYVIEDHSNGDVFACLPDGADRDIKTDGCVRVLSVKDQSAEPTGFEFFGNGKVAVVAIQHSNDDMMSDYDDYGTDDIVVITGFKLNKKSDD